In one Chroicocephalus ridibundus chromosome Z, bChrRid1.1, whole genome shotgun sequence genomic region, the following are encoded:
- the LRRC70 gene encoding leucine-rich repeat-containing protein 70 isoform X1, with protein sequence MSEKAKDRDMCGLQSSPPCLGALLYILNCFLLLLLQKEALGCPAACQLCTGRQVSCRNLGLSSVPRNFPKTTILVYLSGNNISRVTPHELRGLRKLAALYMDNSSILYVHPKAFVELPKLYYLHLNNNNIKRLDPGIFEGLSNLHCLYLQNNQIAFVPRGLFSDLLSVRYLTLQRNRLSVLGSGTFLGMISLQTLNLANNKISRISDSAFHHLENLAYLFLEGNNLTLVPSNAIGRLKNLERLSLSHNPIGSIHPFAFRGLNKLRYLSLKNVKLKCIAVNVFFGLNNLSQLILSNNELENISSSTFTLLNNLVYLQLDRNKITSIGDGTFEKMGQSLKMLSLAFNNITELQPEVLKPLVSLAHLQVNYNPWNCSCKMLGLLNWIASSPVSVKIHCQNPLSMRGRPLHYIRWAQFANCSSPTASPGTAKGLGSAGVHHSTTTLLMAWHKGSQHNTFEQFVNAETKYVAFGEGTTVTSANPLPFEENAAEIPSRATTVLSTLPAQIPAQIIPDNRTVEEKGLFPTDAAPVSLKTSLLCSQQVENLNQAFDILLAFFILACAVILFLTCKIIHFRQKLKVLENSGEKRIEYYGFYQPGRYNITDPVQSLTRNSVGRSELDQIRLLKRTASESQAQVILFEHSSL encoded by the coding sequence ATGAGTGAGAAGGCCAAAGACAGGGATATGTGTGGTCTGCAAAGTTCTCCACCCTGCCTGGGAGCACTCCTGTATATccttaattgttttcttttgttgctgctCCAGAAGGAGGCTCTTGGCTGTCCAGCTGCTTGCCAGCTCTGCACGGGGAGACAAGTTAGCTGTCGTAATTTAGGGCTTTCAAGCGTCCCGCGGAACTTTCCAAAAACGACAATTCTTGTGTACCTCAGTGGGAATAATATATCGCGTGTTACTCCACATGAACTAAGAGGCCTTCGGAAGCTTGCTGCACTCTACATGGATAACTCCAGTATTTTGTATGTACACCCGAAAGCTTTTGTGGAACTCCCCAAACTGTACTACTTGCATCTAAATAACAATAACATTAAACGCCTGGATCCAGGAATCTTTGAAGGTCTTTCCAATCTTCACTGTTTATACCTTCAGAATAACCAAATAGCTTTTGTTCCCAGAGGATTATTCAGTGATCTCCTTTCTGTTAGATATTTAACACTTCAAAGAAATCGTCTCAGTGTCCTTGGAAGCGGGACTTTCTTGGGAATGATAAGCCTCCAAACACTTAACCTAGCCAATAATAAGATTTCACGGATATCAGATTCAGCATTTCATCATCTTGAAAACCTTGCGTATTTGTTCCTTGAAGGTAACAACTTAACACTTGTGCCATCAAATGCTATTGGAAGGCTCAAAAATCTTGAAAGACTTTCTTTGTCTCACAATCCTATCGGATCAATACATCCTTTTGCATTTAGAGGACTTAACAAGCTTAGAtatctgtctttaaaaaatgtaaagctaAAATGTATtgctgtaaatgttttttttggaTTAAACAACCTTAGCCAGTTAATCTTAAGTAATAATGAGTTAGAAAATATCAGTTCCAGCACTTTTACTTTATTGAACAATTTAGTGTATCTGCAGCTAGACAGAAATAAGATAACCAGTATTGGTGATGGTACCTTTGAAAAAATGGGACAGTCACTTAAAATGCTCAGTTTAGCATTTAATAATATTACAGAGTTACAACCTGAAGTGCTCAAGCCCTTAGTGTCTTTAGCTCATCTACAGGTAAATTATAATCCTTGGAACTGCAGCTGCAAAATGCTTGGGTTACTTAACTGGATAGCATCATCTCCTGTTTCTGTAAAAATTCATTGTCAGAATCCCCTGAGTATGCGTGGTAGGCCTTTGCATTACATTAGGTGGGCTCAGTTTGCAAACTGCAGTAGCCCTACTGCCAGCCCAGGGACAGCCAAGGGTCTGGGATCTGCAGGTGTCCATCACAGCACTACCACTTTGCTGATGGCGTGGCATAAGGGAAGCCAGCACAACACATTCGAACAGTTTGTCAATGCAGAAACCAAATATGTTGCTTTCGGGGAAGGAACTACAGTTACATCTGCTAACCCATTGCCCTTTgaagaaaatgctgctgaaattccATCACGGGCAACTACAGTACTATCAACATTGCCGGCGCAAATACCAGCACAGATTATACCTGATAACAGAACCGTAGAAGAAAAAGGGTTATTTCCAACAGATGCTGCTCCTGTATCATTAAAAACATCCCTGCTTTGTTCACAACAGGTTGAAAACCTGAATCAGGCTTTTGACATTTTACTAGCCTTTTTTATTCTGGCTTGTGCTGTGATCCTCTTCTTAACCTGTAAAATTATTCACTTTAGGCAGAAACTAAAGGTTCTAGAAAACTCAGGGGAAAAGAGAATAGAATATTACGGTTTTTATCAGCCTGGCAGGTACAACATAACTGACCCAGTGCAGTCTCTAACTCGGAATTCAGTGGGGCGTTCAGAACTGGACCAAATTAGGCTGCTCAAGCGAACAGCATCTGAAAGTCAGGCACAGGTCATATTGTTTGAACATTCATCATTGTAA
- the LRRC70 gene encoding leucine-rich repeat-containing protein 70 isoform X2, translating to MNFRFGKEALGCPAACQLCTGRQVSCRNLGLSSVPRNFPKTTILVYLSGNNISRVTPHELRGLRKLAALYMDNSSILYVHPKAFVELPKLYYLHLNNNNIKRLDPGIFEGLSNLHCLYLQNNQIAFVPRGLFSDLLSVRYLTLQRNRLSVLGSGTFLGMISLQTLNLANNKISRISDSAFHHLENLAYLFLEGNNLTLVPSNAIGRLKNLERLSLSHNPIGSIHPFAFRGLNKLRYLSLKNVKLKCIAVNVFFGLNNLSQLILSNNELENISSSTFTLLNNLVYLQLDRNKITSIGDGTFEKMGQSLKMLSLAFNNITELQPEVLKPLVSLAHLQVNYNPWNCSCKMLGLLNWIASSPVSVKIHCQNPLSMRGRPLHYIRWAQFANCSSPTASPGTAKGLGSAGVHHSTTTLLMAWHKGSQHNTFEQFVNAETKYVAFGEGTTVTSANPLPFEENAAEIPSRATTVLSTLPAQIPAQIIPDNRTVEEKGLFPTDAAPVSLKTSLLCSQQVENLNQAFDILLAFFILACAVILFLTCKIIHFRQKLKVLENSGEKRIEYYGFYQPGRYNITDPVQSLTRNSVGRSELDQIRLLKRTASESQAQVILFEHSSL from the exons ATGAACTTCAGATTTGGG AAGGAGGCTCTTGGCTGTCCAGCTGCTTGCCAGCTCTGCACGGGGAGACAAGTTAGCTGTCGTAATTTAGGGCTTTCAAGCGTCCCGCGGAACTTTCCAAAAACGACAATTCTTGTGTACCTCAGTGGGAATAATATATCGCGTGTTACTCCACATGAACTAAGAGGCCTTCGGAAGCTTGCTGCACTCTACATGGATAACTCCAGTATTTTGTATGTACACCCGAAAGCTTTTGTGGAACTCCCCAAACTGTACTACTTGCATCTAAATAACAATAACATTAAACGCCTGGATCCAGGAATCTTTGAAGGTCTTTCCAATCTTCACTGTTTATACCTTCAGAATAACCAAATAGCTTTTGTTCCCAGAGGATTATTCAGTGATCTCCTTTCTGTTAGATATTTAACACTTCAAAGAAATCGTCTCAGTGTCCTTGGAAGCGGGACTTTCTTGGGAATGATAAGCCTCCAAACACTTAACCTAGCCAATAATAAGATTTCACGGATATCAGATTCAGCATTTCATCATCTTGAAAACCTTGCGTATTTGTTCCTTGAAGGTAACAACTTAACACTTGTGCCATCAAATGCTATTGGAAGGCTCAAAAATCTTGAAAGACTTTCTTTGTCTCACAATCCTATCGGATCAATACATCCTTTTGCATTTAGAGGACTTAACAAGCTTAGAtatctgtctttaaaaaatgtaaagctaAAATGTATtgctgtaaatgttttttttggaTTAAACAACCTTAGCCAGTTAATCTTAAGTAATAATGAGTTAGAAAATATCAGTTCCAGCACTTTTACTTTATTGAACAATTTAGTGTATCTGCAGCTAGACAGAAATAAGATAACCAGTATTGGTGATGGTACCTTTGAAAAAATGGGACAGTCACTTAAAATGCTCAGTTTAGCATTTAATAATATTACAGAGTTACAACCTGAAGTGCTCAAGCCCTTAGTGTCTTTAGCTCATCTACAGGTAAATTATAATCCTTGGAACTGCAGCTGCAAAATGCTTGGGTTACTTAACTGGATAGCATCATCTCCTGTTTCTGTAAAAATTCATTGTCAGAATCCCCTGAGTATGCGTGGTAGGCCTTTGCATTACATTAGGTGGGCTCAGTTTGCAAACTGCAGTAGCCCTACTGCCAGCCCAGGGACAGCCAAGGGTCTGGGATCTGCAGGTGTCCATCACAGCACTACCACTTTGCTGATGGCGTGGCATAAGGGAAGCCAGCACAACACATTCGAACAGTTTGTCAATGCAGAAACCAAATATGTTGCTTTCGGGGAAGGAACTACAGTTACATCTGCTAACCCATTGCCCTTTgaagaaaatgctgctgaaattccATCACGGGCAACTACAGTACTATCAACATTGCCGGCGCAAATACCAGCACAGATTATACCTGATAACAGAACCGTAGAAGAAAAAGGGTTATTTCCAACAGATGCTGCTCCTGTATCATTAAAAACATCCCTGCTTTGTTCACAACAGGTTGAAAACCTGAATCAGGCTTTTGACATTTTACTAGCCTTTTTTATTCTGGCTTGTGCTGTGATCCTCTTCTTAACCTGTAAAATTATTCACTTTAGGCAGAAACTAAAGGTTCTAGAAAACTCAGGGGAAAAGAGAATAGAATATTACGGTTTTTATCAGCCTGGCAGGTACAACATAACTGACCCAGTGCAGTCTCTAACTCGGAATTCAGTGGGGCGTTCAGAACTGGACCAAATTAGGCTGCTCAAGCGAACAGCATCTGAAAGTCAGGCACAGGTCATATTGTTTGAACATTCATCATTGTAA